One region of Enterobacter ludwigii genomic DNA includes:
- the mnmC gene encoding bifunctional tRNA (5-methylaminomethyl-2-thiouridine)(34)-methyltransferase MnmD/FAD-dependent 5-carboxymethylaminomethyl-2-thiouridine(34) oxidoreductase MnmC, with protein MKQNAIQPANLEFNAEGTPVSRDFDDVYFSNDNGLEETRYVFLDGNQLSIRFPVHPRNLFVVAESGFGTGLNFLTLWQAFDQFHAAHPEATLQRLHFISFEKFPLTAHDLRLAHQHWPELAPWAEQLQAQWPPHIGGCHRLLLDGGRITLDLWLGDINELTDKLDDSMNQKVDAWFLDGFAPAKNPDMWSQHLFTAMARLARPGATLATFTSAGFVRRGLQEAGFTMQKTKGFGRKRDMLVGRMDQTLDIPAQAPWFARRASASREVAIVGGGIASALLSLALLHRGWQVTLYCADETPARGASGNRQGALYPLLSAHDPALSQFFPAAFIFARHLYDALPVAFDHDWCGVTQLGWDEKSQQKITQMLSLDLPDEIARAVSTQEVADTAGVDTGCGGIQYPLGGWLCPAELTAAVIALAQSRGLTAHYAHKVESLSRTDRWNLRFADGKEASHASVVLANGHHISQFIQTETLPVYPVGGQVSHIPTAPELSKLRQVLCYDGYLTPQNPSNGHHCIGASYHRGEMDMHYSDADQQQNRQRLIDCFPDAAWAKEVDISEGEARCGVRCATRDHLPMAGNVPDYEATLEAYQDLAENKDTAVSAPVYPDLFMLGGLGSRGLCSAPLLAEVLAAQMSEEPIPLDRVTLAGLNPNRLWVRKLLKGKKVK; from the coding sequence GTGAAACAAAATGCTATACAACCCGCCAACCTCGAATTCAACGCTGAGGGTACACCTGTTTCCCGAGATTTTGATGACGTCTATTTTTCTAATGATAACGGACTGGAAGAAACCCGCTATGTTTTCCTCGACGGAAACCAGCTCAGCATTCGCTTCCCTGTACATCCGCGGAATCTGTTCGTGGTCGCCGAGAGCGGCTTCGGTACCGGGCTGAATTTTCTGACCCTCTGGCAGGCGTTCGATCAGTTTCACGCTGCACACCCTGAGGCTACGCTACAAAGATTACATTTCATCAGTTTCGAAAAATTCCCGCTCACGGCGCACGATCTGCGGCTCGCCCATCAGCACTGGCCAGAACTTGCACCGTGGGCAGAGCAGCTTCAGGCGCAGTGGCCGCCTCATATTGGGGGCTGTCACCGTTTACTGTTGGACGGCGGACGCATCACACTGGATCTGTGGCTTGGCGACATCAATGAACTGACCGATAAGCTCGATGATTCGATGAATCAGAAGGTAGATGCATGGTTCCTGGACGGCTTTGCGCCTGCCAAAAACCCGGATATGTGGAGTCAGCATCTGTTCACCGCGATGGCGCGGCTGGCGCGCCCGGGTGCAACGCTCGCTACCTTTACCTCGGCAGGATTTGTCCGCCGGGGGTTGCAGGAAGCGGGCTTTACCATGCAGAAGACCAAAGGTTTTGGCCGCAAGCGCGACATGCTGGTCGGCAGGATGGATCAGACGCTGGACATTCCCGCTCAGGCGCCCTGGTTTGCACGCCGCGCCAGCGCATCGCGCGAAGTGGCGATAGTCGGCGGAGGGATCGCCAGCGCCCTGCTTTCTCTCGCCCTTCTCCACCGGGGCTGGCAGGTGACACTCTACTGTGCTGACGAGACGCCAGCAAGGGGGGCTTCCGGCAACCGTCAGGGGGCGCTCTATCCCCTTTTAAGCGCTCACGATCCCGCACTGAGTCAGTTTTTCCCGGCAGCCTTTATCTTCGCTCGTCATCTGTATGACGCCCTGCCAGTGGCATTCGACCATGACTGGTGCGGCGTGACCCAGCTCGGCTGGGATGAAAAGAGCCAGCAAAAAATCACGCAGATGCTGTCGCTGGATCTGCCTGACGAAATTGCCCGCGCGGTAAGTACGCAAGAGGTGGCAGACACCGCTGGCGTGGACACCGGCTGTGGAGGCATTCAGTATCCGCTCGGCGGCTGGCTGTGCCCGGCGGAACTGACCGCGGCGGTCATTGCTCTGGCACAATCGCGCGGACTGACGGCACATTATGCTCACAAGGTTGAATCGCTGAGCCGCACAGATCGCTGGAATCTCCGTTTTGCCGATGGTAAAGAGGCGAGCCATGCCAGCGTTGTGCTGGCAAACGGGCATCACATCAGCCAGTTTATCCAGACAGAGACGTTGCCGGTTTATCCGGTCGGCGGCCAGGTGAGCCATATCCCGACCGCGCCCGAACTGAGCAAGCTGCGTCAGGTGCTGTGCTATGACGGCTATCTGACGCCGCAAAACCCGTCTAACGGCCATCACTGCATCGGCGCCAGCTACCATCGTGGCGAAATGGATATGCACTACAGCGATGCGGACCAACAGCAAAACCGCCAGCGACTGATTGACTGTTTCCCGGATGCTGCGTGGGCGAAAGAGGTTGACATCAGCGAGGGGGAAGCGCGCTGCGGCGTGCGCTGCGCCACCCGCGACCATCTGCCTATGGCGGGTAACGTACCGGACTATGAAGCAACACTGGAGGCTTATCAGGATCTTGCGGAAAACAAAGATACTGCAGTGAGTGCACCGGTGTATCCGGACCTGTTTATGCTGGGTGGGCTAGGCTCGCGGGGATTATGTTCAGCGCCATTGCTGGCTGAAGTACTGGCCGCGCAAATGAGCGAAGAGCCGATTCCGCTGGACAGGGTTACGCTTGCAGGGCTTAATCCAAACCGACTGTGGGTACGGAAACTGCTGAAGGGGAAAAAGGTTAAGTAG
- a CDS encoding YfcL family protein, which yields MIAEFESRILALIDDMVEHASDDELFASGYLRGHLTLAVAELEAGDDHTAEAVHDEVTRSLEKAIQAGELSPRDQSLVLGMWDNLFQQAKAK from the coding sequence ATGATCGCAGAATTTGAATCACGCATTCTGGCGTTAATTGATGACATGGTGGAACACGCCAGTGATGATGAGCTGTTCGCCAGCGGTTATCTGCGTGGTCACCTGACGTTAGCCGTTGCTGAGCTGGAGGCCGGGGACGATCACACTGCCGAGGCCGTTCATGATGAAGTGACCCGCAGCCTGGAGAAAGCTATTCAGGCAGGAGAACTCTCTCCGCGCGATCAGTCACTGGTGCTGGGTATGTGGGACAATTTGTTCCAGCAGGCGAAAGCGAAGTAA
- a CDS encoding elongation factor P hydroxylase gives MNSTHKYEQLIEIFDGCFADDFNTRLIKGDDEPIYLPADADVPYNRIVFAHGFYASGLHEISHWCIAGKARRELVDFGYWYCPDGRDAATQGQFEDVEVKPQALEWLFCIAAGFPFNVSCDNLEGDFEPDRIVFQRRVHAQVMEYLEKGIPERPARLIEALQNYYHTPAIAAECFPWPEDL, from the coding sequence ATGAACAGTACGCATAAATACGAACAGCTGATTGAGATTTTTGACGGCTGTTTTGCTGACGATTTTAATACCCGTCTGATTAAAGGCGACGACGAACCGATCTATCTTCCCGCAGATGCTGACGTGCCGTATAACCGCATCGTCTTTGCTCACGGTTTTTACGCCAGCGGGTTGCACGAGATTTCGCACTGGTGCATCGCCGGAAAAGCGCGTCGCGAGCTGGTGGACTTCGGCTACTGGTACTGCCCGGACGGACGTGACGCCGCAACGCAGGGGCAGTTTGAAGATGTTGAGGTTAAACCGCAGGCGCTGGAATGGTTATTCTGCATCGCGGCGGGTTTCCCGTTCAACGTGAGCTGTGACAACCTCGAAGGCGACTTCGAGCCAGACCGTATCGTGTTCCAGCGCCGCGTTCATGCGCAGGTGATGGAATATCTTGAGAAAGGCATTCCGGAACGTCCGGCGCGTCTGATCGAGGCTTTACAGAATTATTACCACACGCCGGCGATCGCGGCGGAATGCTTCCCCTGGCCGGAAGATCTTTAA
- a CDS encoding sulfite exporter TauE/SafE family protein, whose product MDNFVDLFMVSPLLLVVLFFVAMLAGFIDALAGGGGLLTVPALLAAGMSPAQALATNKLQACGGSLSASLYFIRRKVVSLADQKLNILMTFIGSTSGALLVQHVQSDILRQILPILVICIGLYFLLMPKLGEEDRQRRLHGLPFALIAGGCVGFYDGFFGPGAGSFYALAFVTLAGFNLAKSTAHAKVLNATSNLGGLLLFIIGGKVIWATGFVMMAGQFLGARAGSRLVLSKGQKLIRPMIVIVSAVMSAKLLYDSHGQEILTWLGMHS is encoded by the coding sequence ATGGATAATTTCGTCGATCTGTTTATGGTGTCGCCGCTGCTGCTGGTGGTGTTGTTCTTTGTGGCCATGCTGGCCGGTTTTATCGATGCTCTTGCGGGCGGCGGCGGGCTGTTAACCGTACCCGCGCTACTGGCGGCGGGCATGAGCCCGGCTCAGGCTCTGGCCACGAATAAGCTGCAGGCTTGCGGCGGTTCACTCTCGGCATCGCTCTATTTTATCCGCCGTAAGGTGGTGAGCCTTGCCGATCAGAAGCTCAATATCCTGATGACCTTTATCGGCTCGACGTCGGGCGCGCTGCTGGTCCAGCACGTGCAGTCCGATATTTTGCGCCAGATCCTGCCGATTCTGGTCATCTGCATCGGGCTTTACTTCTTGCTGATGCCAAAACTCGGTGAAGAAGATCGCCAGCGTCGTCTGCACGGTCTGCCATTTGCTCTGATTGCCGGTGGCTGTGTGGGTTTTTACGACGGTTTCTTCGGCCCGGGCGCCGGTTCATTTTATGCGCTGGCGTTCGTGACGCTAGCTGGGTTTAACCTTGCCAAATCCACTGCCCATGCCAAAGTGCTCAACGCGACCTCAAACCTTGGTGGCCTGTTGCTGTTTATCATCGGGGGCAAGGTTATCTGGGCAACCGGGTTTGTGATGATGGCGGGGCAGTTCCTGGGCGCGCGTGCAGGCTCGCGTCTGGTGTTAAGCAAAGGACAAAAACTTATCCGCCCAATGATTGTTATCGTCTCGGCGGTAATGAGCGCCAAACTTCTTTATGACAGCCATGGACAGGAGATCCTCACCTGGTTGGGGATGCACTCATGA
- the mepA gene encoding penicillin-insensitive murein endopeptidase gives MKKTAIALLALLASGASLAATPWQKITHPVAGSAQSIGAFSNGCIVGAQELPLQSDTYQVMRTDQRRYFGHPDLVLFIQRLGNQVHNLGLGTMLIGDMGMPAGGRFNSGHASHQTGLDVDIFLQLPKTRWTSAQLLKPQALDLVASDGKRVVPSLWTRDVSSMIKLAAKDNDVTRIFVNPAIKQQLCLDAGTDRDWLRKVRPWFQHRAHMHVRLRCPANSLECEDQPLPPSGDGCGYELQSWFEPAKPGTSKPEKKTPPPLPPSCQALLDEHVL, from the coding sequence ATGAAAAAGACCGCAATTGCTCTGCTGGCGCTGCTCGCCAGCGGAGCCAGTCTGGCCGCGACGCCATGGCAAAAAATCACCCACCCGGTGGCGGGGAGCGCGCAGTCCATTGGTGCCTTTTCGAACGGCTGTATCGTCGGTGCCCAGGAGCTTCCGCTGCAGTCCGATACCTACCAGGTGATGCGTACCGATCAGCGTCGTTATTTCGGTCACCCGGATCTGGTGTTGTTCATCCAGCGTCTGGGAAACCAGGTGCATAACCTGGGATTGGGCACGATGCTGATTGGCGATATGGGGATGCCTGCCGGCGGTCGTTTTAACAGTGGGCACGCCAGTCACCAGACAGGGCTGGACGTCGATATCTTCCTGCAGCTGCCGAAAACGCGCTGGACCTCCGCCCAACTGCTGAAACCGCAGGCGCTGGATCTGGTGGCGAGCGACGGCAAGCGCGTTGTGCCGTCACTGTGGACGCGGGACGTATCCAGCATGATCAAGCTGGCGGCAAAAGATAACGACGTCACGCGGATTTTCGTCAACCCGGCTATCAAACAGCAGCTCTGCCTGGATGCCGGAACCGATCGCGACTGGCTGCGCAAAGTCCGCCCGTGGTTCCAGCACCGTGCGCACATGCACGTGCGTCTGCGCTGCCCGGCGAACAGCCTGGAATGTGAAGATCAGCCGCTACCGCCGTCGGGCGATGGCTGCGGATATGAACTGCAAAGCTGGTTTGAGCCAGCCAAACCTGGAACCTCTAAGCCTGAGAAGAAGACACCGCCTCCGTTGCCGCCTTCCTGCCAGGCGCTACTGGATGAGCATGTACTTTAA
- the aroC gene encoding chorismate synthase, giving the protein MAGNSIGQLFRVTTFGESHGLALGCIVDGVPPGIELTEADLQHDLDRRRPGTSRYTTQRREPDLVKILSGVFEGRTTGTSIGLLIENTDQRSQDYGAIKDVFRPGHADYTYEQKYGFRDYRGGGRSSARETAMRVAAGAIAKKYLQQKFGIVIRGCLTQMGDIPLAIKDWEQVEQNPFFCADADKLEALDELMRGLKKEGDSIGAKVTVVADGVPAGWGEPVFDRLDADIAHALMSINAVKGVEIGDGFDVVQLRGSQNRDEITKAGFQSNHAGGILGGISSGQQIVANIALKPTSSITVPGHTINRDGEEVEMITKGRHDPCVGIRAVPIAEAMLAIVLMDHFLRQRAQNADVTTTIPRW; this is encoded by the coding sequence ATGGCAGGAAACAGTATTGGACAGTTATTCCGTGTGACCACTTTTGGTGAATCGCACGGGCTGGCATTGGGTTGTATCGTTGACGGCGTCCCGCCAGGCATCGAACTGACCGAAGCCGATTTACAGCACGACCTCGACCGTCGTCGTCCGGGCACTTCTCGCTACACCACGCAGCGTCGCGAGCCGGACCTGGTTAAAATTCTCTCCGGCGTCTTTGAAGGCCGTACCACCGGGACCAGCATTGGTCTGCTGATCGAAAACACCGATCAGCGTTCTCAGGACTACGGTGCTATCAAGGACGTGTTCCGCCCAGGCCATGCCGACTACACCTACGAGCAAAAATACGGCTTCCGTGACTATCGCGGCGGTGGACGTTCTTCCGCGCGTGAAACCGCGATGCGCGTGGCCGCAGGGGCGATTGCCAAGAAATACCTGCAGCAGAAGTTTGGCATTGTGATCCGTGGCTGTCTGACCCAGATGGGCGACATTCCGCTGGCCATCAAGGACTGGGAGCAGGTTGAACAGAACCCGTTCTTCTGTGCTGATGCCGACAAGCTGGAGGCGCTGGACGAACTGATGCGCGGCCTGAAAAAAGAGGGCGACTCCATTGGAGCGAAAGTCACCGTGGTGGCGGACGGCGTCCCGGCTGGCTGGGGTGAGCCGGTATTTGACCGTCTCGACGCCGACATCGCCCACGCGCTGATGAGCATTAACGCGGTTAAGGGTGTAGAGATTGGCGACGGTTTTGACGTGGTTCAGCTTCGTGGCAGTCAGAACCGCGACGAAATTACGAAAGCTGGTTTCCAGAGCAACCATGCGGGTGGCATTCTCGGTGGGATCAGCAGCGGGCAGCAGATTGTTGCCAACATCGCACTGAAGCCGACCTCCAGCATCACCGTGCCGGGCCATACGATTAACCGCGATGGCGAAGAAGTTGAGATGATCACCAAAGGACGTCACGATCCGTGCGTGGGGATCCGCGCGGTGCCGATCGCCGAGGCGATGCTGGCTATCGTGCTGATGGATCACTTCCTGCGCCAGCGCGCGCAGAATGCGGATGTGACGACCACCATTCCACGCTGGTAA
- the prmB gene encoding 50S ribosomal protein L3 N(5)-glutamine methyltransferase — MDKIFVDEAVNELHTIQDMLRWSVSRFSAANIWYGHGTDNPWDEAVQLVLPSLYLPLDIPEDMRTARLTSSEKHRIVERVIRRVNERIPVAYLTNKAWFCGHEFYVDERVLVPRSPIGELINNHFEGLIGHQPQHILDMCTGSGCIAIACAYAFPEAEVDAVDISTDALAVTEHNIEEHGLIHHVTPIRSDLFRDLPTLQYDLIVTNPPYVDAEDMSDLPNEYRHEPELGLASGSDGLKLTRRILACAPDYLTDDGVLICEVGNSMVHLIEQYPDVPFTWLEFDNGGDGVFMLTKAQLLDAREHFSIYKD, encoded by the coding sequence GTGGATAAAATTTTTGTCGATGAAGCAGTAAACGAGCTGCATACCATACAGGACATGTTGCGCTGGTCGGTTAGCCGCTTCAGTGCCGCCAATATCTGGTACGGTCACGGTACCGATAACCCGTGGGATGAGGCTGTTCAGCTGGTGCTGCCGTCTCTCTATCTGCCGCTGGATATTCCTGAAGACATGCGTACCGCGCGCCTGACCTCAAGCGAAAAACACCGCATTGTTGAACGTGTGATCCGCCGCGTGAACGAGCGTATTCCGGTCGCCTACCTGACTAACAAAGCCTGGTTCTGCGGCCACGAGTTTTATGTCGATGAGCGCGTGCTGGTGCCGCGCTCGCCAATTGGCGAGCTGATTAATAACCACTTTGAAGGTCTGATCGGCCATCAGCCGCAACACATTCTGGATATGTGTACCGGCAGTGGCTGCATCGCCATCGCCTGCGCGTATGCTTTCCCGGAAGCGGAAGTGGACGCAGTGGATATCTCCACCGACGCGCTGGCTGTCACCGAGCACAACATTGAAGAACATGGTTTGATTCACCACGTTACGCCAATTCGCTCCGATCTGTTCCGCGACCTGCCAACGTTGCAATACGATCTCATCGTCACTAACCCGCCGTACGTTGATGCGGAAGACATGTCCGATCTGCCGAACGAATATCGCCATGAGCCGGAGCTGGGTCTGGCGTCAGGCTCTGACGGCCTGAAGCTGACGCGTCGCATCCTGGCCTGCGCGCCGGATTATCTGACCGACGACGGTGTTCTGATTTGTGAAGTAGGCAACAGCATGGTACATCTGATAGAGCAGTACCCGGATGTGCCGTTCACCTGGCTTGAGTTCGACAACGGCGGTGACGGCGTCTTTATGCTGACCAAAGCGCAGCTGCTCGACGCGCGTGAACACTTCAGTATCTATAAAGATTAA
- the smrB gene encoding endonuclease SmrB, translated as MKKKTSLSEEDQALFRQLMTGTRKIAQDTIVHRPQRKKISEVPVKRLLQEQADNSHYFSDEFQPLLNTQGAVKYVREDVSHFELKKLRRGDYSPELFLDLHGLTQMQAKQELGALIAACRREHVFCTCVMHGHGKHILKQQTPLWLAQHPHVMAFHQAPKEYGGDAALLVLIEVEEWQPPELP; from the coding sequence ATGAAAAAGAAAACATCGCTCAGCGAGGAGGATCAGGCGCTCTTCCGACAGCTGATGACCGGGACGCGTAAAATCGCGCAGGACACTATTGTCCATCGCCCACAGCGTAAAAAAATCAGCGAAGTACCGGTCAAACGGCTGCTGCAGGAGCAGGCGGATAACAGCCACTATTTTTCAGATGAATTTCAGCCGCTGCTCAATACGCAAGGGGCGGTGAAGTATGTTCGTGAAGACGTCAGCCATTTTGAGCTGAAGAAATTACGCCGTGGGGATTATTCACCCGAGCTGTTTCTCGATCTGCATGGTTTGACGCAGATGCAGGCGAAGCAGGAGCTGGGAGCTTTAATTGCGGCCTGTCGCCGTGAACATGTTTTTTGCACTTGCGTGATGCACGGCCACGGCAAACATATTCTCAAGCAACAAACACCCCTGTGGCTGGCTCAACATCCGCACGTGATGGCTTTTCATCAGGCACCCAAAGAGTACGGCGGAGATGCCGCATTGCTGGTGTTGATTGAAGTAGAAGAGTGGCAGCCGCCAGAATTACCCTGA